One genomic segment of Nocardioides cavernaquae includes these proteins:
- a CDS encoding phage tail protein — protein sequence MPHVVDFVNVSTEGLESSPVAEALAGLRANEARYFSNKYKHVYTTVPAEEAPELVGWVTRILKEERGLEFASPLLEVADVTVEDEKAGAITWPELYFESGLVVNVLWTIEVGGKRAVGFKLSEGMEIPEELAAAGFKFARQKSKLAGEIRGSFFVIKGSY from the coding sequence ATGCCGCACGTCGTCGACTTCGTGAACGTCTCGACCGAGGGGCTGGAGTCCTCTCCGGTGGCCGAGGCCCTGGCCGGACTGCGGGCCAACGAGGCGCGCTACTTCTCCAACAAGTACAAGCACGTCTACACCACCGTTCCAGCGGAAGAGGCGCCCGAGCTGGTGGGCTGGGTGACGCGGATCCTCAAGGAGGAGCGCGGGCTCGAGTTCGCCTCGCCCCTGCTCGAGGTCGCCGACGTCACCGTCGAGGACGAGAAGGCCGGCGCGATCACGTGGCCGGAGCTCTACTTCGAGTCGGGACTCGTGGTCAACGTGCTCTGGACGATCGAGGTCGGCGGCAAACGCGCGGTCGGGTTCAAGCTTTCCGAGGGCATGGAGATCCCCGAGGAGCTGGCGGCCGCGGGCTTCAAGTTCGCGCGCCAGAAGTCGAAGCTCGCCGGTGAGATCCGCGGCTCGTTCTTCGTGATCAAGGGCAGCTACTGA